Proteins encoded within one genomic window of Cellulomonas flavigena DSM 20109:
- a CDS encoding putative bifunctional diguanylate cyclase/phosphodiesterase: MREEDQRAARPGAQEVMLDVVALLDRVTSRSFLVTGLLVVALVAIVPGWPGELLWGLVPVATVGAMVLGIRRNRPAAPRAWWLMTAGLVWGITAELGWTVWYVSVGDAALIPWWYDLLFLPTYGLLAVGFHALPRNSLRAPHPTATMDAVVVVVGYALLYWAVVYRDDGVGGIALSPQRAVSVASLVVGLSVHFLAARLWFRYGPHNGAYARLGCGIAAATLADVLYSVTLDGDAAPGSSVLDSPFLEVVNSAAWLVWFVCFGAAALHPHARGTDDAPPSAAFSFARGILFFFAVTVGPVTFLERVRSGPRVSVAWEDLAVPLVTMGVLSGILVTRLVAGSTVAQRRAVLLDQQATDLAAALREQRALQERLHHQATHDPLTGLGNRMHFAARLDDAGAATDRALLMLDLDGFKDVNDGHGHPAGDHLLQQVADRMRDVVDDEGATLARLGGDEFAVLLDEAPGSRAHDTAWDLVRALSEPFVVEDEVIGVTASVGVRVLGPQDTGEDVLRDVDLALYAAKAAGKNQVVVFTPALRTEHADRSRLLTELRHALPGEELVVHYQPVVDLRTRRVLSVEALVRWDGPRGRVMPDQFIPLAEETGLIVPLGEHVLRRATADARPWWDAHGVAVHVNVSARQVRRPEFVDVVRDALASTGLPGAALVLEITETALLATGKVESAVVTAHLAALRGLGVRVAIDDFGTGYSSLAYLQRLPVDIVKIDGAFTRFAARPGDESRRRRALATAIVELCATLDLVAVAEQIELETEARAVQSLGCPLGQGYLFGRPVPAAEIAPLLGRPADAVVRQRTRR, from the coding sequence ATGCGTGAGGAGGACCAGCGGGCGGCGCGCCCCGGGGCACAGGAGGTGATGCTCGACGTGGTCGCCCTGCTCGACCGCGTGACATCGCGGTCCTTCCTGGTGACGGGCCTGCTGGTCGTCGCCCTCGTCGCGATCGTGCCGGGGTGGCCGGGCGAGCTGCTGTGGGGCCTGGTCCCGGTGGCGACGGTCGGCGCGATGGTCCTGGGCATCCGCCGGAACCGGCCCGCCGCACCGCGGGCCTGGTGGCTCATGACGGCGGGGCTCGTCTGGGGCATCACGGCCGAGCTCGGCTGGACCGTCTGGTACGTGAGCGTCGGCGACGCCGCGCTGATCCCCTGGTGGTACGACCTCCTGTTCCTCCCGACGTACGGCCTGCTCGCCGTGGGCTTCCACGCCCTGCCCCGGAACTCCCTGCGGGCCCCGCACCCCACGGCCACGATGGACGCGGTCGTCGTCGTCGTCGGCTACGCGCTGCTGTACTGGGCCGTGGTGTACCGCGACGACGGCGTCGGCGGCATCGCGCTGAGCCCGCAACGCGCCGTGTCCGTGGCATCGCTCGTGGTCGGCCTCAGCGTCCACTTCCTCGCCGCCCGCCTCTGGTTCCGCTACGGCCCCCACAACGGGGCGTACGCCCGCCTGGGCTGCGGCATCGCGGCCGCCACGCTCGCCGACGTGCTCTACTCGGTCACCCTCGACGGTGACGCCGCCCCGGGTTCGTCGGTGCTGGACAGCCCGTTCCTCGAGGTGGTCAACAGCGCGGCCTGGCTCGTGTGGTTCGTGTGCTTCGGCGCCGCCGCGCTGCACCCGCACGCGCGCGGCACCGACGACGCGCCGCCGAGCGCGGCGTTCAGCTTCGCGCGGGGCATCCTCTTCTTCTTCGCGGTGACCGTGGGCCCCGTGACTTTCCTCGAGCGGGTCCGCAGCGGCCCGCGGGTCTCCGTCGCGTGGGAGGACCTGGCCGTGCCGCTGGTCACCATGGGCGTGCTGTCGGGGATCCTCGTCACGCGGCTCGTCGCCGGCAGCACCGTCGCGCAGCGCCGCGCCGTGCTGCTCGACCAGCAGGCGACCGATCTCGCCGCGGCCCTGCGCGAGCAACGCGCGCTGCAGGAGCGACTGCACCACCAGGCGACGCACGACCCGTTGACGGGCCTGGGCAACCGCATGCACTTCGCGGCGCGCCTCGACGACGCAGGCGCGGCCACCGACCGCGCCCTGCTGATGCTCGACCTCGACGGCTTCAAGGACGTCAACGACGGCCACGGTCACCCCGCGGGCGACCACCTCCTGCAACAGGTGGCGGACCGCATGCGCGACGTCGTCGACGACGAGGGCGCGACCCTGGCCCGGCTCGGCGGGGACGAGTTCGCGGTGCTGCTGGACGAGGCCCCCGGCTCCCGCGCCCACGACACCGCGTGGGACCTCGTGCGGGCGCTGTCGGAACCGTTCGTGGTGGAGGACGAGGTCATCGGCGTGACCGCGAGCGTGGGCGTGCGCGTGCTCGGACCGCAGGACACGGGCGAGGACGTGCTGCGGGACGTCGACCTGGCCCTGTACGCGGCCAAGGCCGCCGGGAAGAACCAGGTCGTCGTCTTCACCCCCGCCCTGCGCACGGAGCACGCGGACCGCTCCCGCCTGCTGACCGAGCTGCGCCACGCCCTGCCCGGCGAGGAGCTGGTCGTGCACTACCAGCCGGTCGTCGACCTGCGCACCCGGCGCGTGCTGTCCGTCGAGGCGCTGGTGCGCTGGGACGGTCCGCGCGGCCGCGTGATGCCCGACCAGTTCATCCCGCTCGCCGAGGAGACGGGGCTGATCGTGCCGCTCGGCGAGCACGTGCTGCGGCGCGCGACCGCGGACGCCCGCCCGTGGTGGGACGCGCACGGCGTGGCCGTCCACGTGAACGTGTCCGCACGGCAGGTGCGGCGGCCCGAGTTCGTCGACGTGGTCCGGGACGCCCTCGCCTCCACCGGCCTGCCCGGAGCCGCGCTGGTCCTGGAGATCACCGAGACCGCCCTGCTCGCGACCGGCAAGGTGGAGTCGGCCGTGGTGACGGCGCACCTGGCGGCGCTGCGCGGGCTGGGGGTGCGGGTCGCGATCGACGACTTCGGTACCGGGTACTCGTCCCTGGCGTACCTGCAGCGGCTGCCGGTCGACATCGTCAAGATCGACGGCGCTTTCACCCGGTTCGCTGCCCGGCCGGGTGACGAGTCACGGCGACGGCGGGCGCTGGCCACGGCGATCGTCGAGCTGTGCGCGACGCTGGACCTGGTGGCGGTGGCCGAGCAGATCGAGCTCGAGACGGAGGCGCGGGCCGTGCAGTCGCTCGGCTGCCCGCTCGGCCAGGGCTACCTGTTCGGGCGGCCGGTGCCCGCCGCGGAGATCGCACCCCTGCTGGGGAGGCCCGCCGACGCGGTGGTGAGGCAGCGCACCCGGCGGTGA
- the ilvD gene encoding dihydroxy-acid dehydratase — protein sequence MSRPLRSRTSTHGRNMAGARALWRATGMGSEDFGKPIIAIANSYTQFVPGHVHLKDMGDLVAGAIREAGGVSKEFNTIAVDDGIAMGHAGMLYSLPSRDLIADSVEYMVQAHCADALVCISNCDKITPGMLNAALRLNIPVIFVSGGPMEAGKAVVADGVATTALNLINAINYSADDNVSDAALASVEENACPTCGSCSGMFTANSMNCLTEALGLSLPGNGSTLATHTARRELFLEAGRTIVDLARRYYDDEDDSVAPRSIATRAAFSNAMALDVAMGGSTNTVLHILAAAQEAEVDFTLADIDAISRRVPCLAKVAPNHPDYHMEDVHRAGGIPALLGELDRGGLLDHDVTSVHTPTLRAWLDDWDIRGGKATQRAQDLFLAAPGGVRTTRAFSTSNVWESLDTDAAGGCIRDVAHAYTVEGGLAVLRGNLAEDGAIIKTAGIDPDVFHFVGTALVCESQDEAVDKILRKEVEPGHVVVVRYEGPAGGPGMQEMLYPTSFIKGRGLGKVCALITDGRFSGGSSGISVGHVSPEAAAGGTIGLIEDGDEIEIDVESRLIRVNVPDAVLAERRAKMEARENPWQPVDRDRYVSPALQAYAAMATSADRGAVRDVSRIRRG from the coding sequence ATGAGCCGTCCGCTGCGCTCTCGTACCTCGACCCACGGTCGCAACATGGCCGGCGCCCGTGCGTTGTGGCGTGCCACCGGCATGGGCTCGGAGGACTTCGGCAAGCCGATCATCGCGATCGCGAACTCGTACACGCAGTTCGTCCCCGGCCACGTCCACCTCAAGGACATGGGCGACCTCGTCGCGGGGGCGATCCGCGAGGCCGGTGGCGTCTCGAAGGAGTTCAACACCATCGCCGTCGACGACGGCATCGCGATGGGTCACGCCGGCATGCTCTACTCGCTGCCCAGCCGTGACCTCATCGCCGACTCGGTCGAGTACATGGTGCAGGCGCACTGCGCGGACGCGCTGGTCTGCATCTCCAACTGCGACAAGATCACGCCCGGCATGCTCAACGCGGCCCTGCGGCTGAACATCCCCGTGATCTTCGTCTCCGGGGGGCCGATGGAGGCCGGCAAGGCGGTCGTCGCCGACGGTGTCGCGACGACGGCCCTCAACCTCATCAACGCGATCAACTACTCGGCGGACGACAACGTCTCCGACGCCGCGCTGGCGAGCGTCGAGGAGAACGCGTGCCCCACGTGCGGCTCGTGCTCCGGCATGTTCACGGCCAACTCCATGAACTGCCTCACCGAGGCCCTCGGCCTGTCGCTGCCGGGCAACGGCTCGACCCTCGCCACGCACACCGCACGCCGCGAGCTGTTCCTCGAGGCCGGCCGCACGATCGTCGACCTCGCGCGCCGCTACTACGACGACGAGGACGACTCGGTCGCCCCGCGGTCGATCGCGACCAGGGCGGCATTCTCCAACGCCATGGCGCTGGACGTCGCGATGGGCGGCTCGACCAACACCGTGCTGCACATCCTCGCCGCCGCGCAGGAGGCGGAGGTCGACTTCACGCTGGCCGACATCGACGCCATCAGCCGTCGCGTGCCGTGCCTGGCGAAGGTCGCGCCCAACCACCCGGACTACCACATGGAGGACGTCCACCGCGCCGGTGGCATCCCCGCGCTGCTGGGCGAGCTCGACCGCGGCGGCCTGCTCGACCACGACGTGACGAGCGTGCACACCCCGACGCTGCGGGCGTGGCTCGACGACTGGGACATCCGCGGCGGCAAGGCCACGCAGCGCGCGCAGGACCTGTTCCTCGCCGCGCCGGGCGGCGTGCGGACCACGCGGGCGTTCTCGACCTCGAACGTGTGGGAGTCCCTCGACACCGACGCGGCCGGCGGGTGCATCCGCGACGTCGCGCACGCGTACACGGTCGAGGGTGGCCTGGCGGTGCTGCGCGGCAACCTGGCCGAGGACGGCGCGATCATCAAGACCGCCGGTATCGACCCCGACGTCTTCCACTTCGTCGGCACGGCGCTCGTGTGCGAGTCGCAGGACGAGGCTGTCGACAAGATCCTGCGCAAGGAGGTCGAGCCCGGGCACGTCGTCGTGGTCCGGTACGAGGGCCCGGCCGGCGGCCCCGGCATGCAGGAGATGCTCTACCCGACGTCCTTCATCAAGGGCCGCGGCCTGGGCAAGGTCTGCGCGCTCATCACCGACGGCCGGTTCTCCGGCGGCTCGTCGGGCATCTCCGTGGGCCACGTCAGCCCGGAGGCCGCCGCGGGCGGCACCATCGGCCTCATCGAGGACGGCGACGAGATCGAGATCGACGTCGAGTCACGCCTCATTCGCGTCAACGTGCCCGACGCCGTGCTCGCCGAGCGCCGCGCCAAGATGGAGGCACGCGAGAACCCGTGGCAGCCGGTCGACCGTGACCGCTACGTCTCGCCCGCGCTGCAGGCGTACGCGGCGATGGCGACCAGCGCGGACCGCGGCGCGGTGCGCGACGTCAGCCGGATCCGCCGGGGCTGA